Genomic segment of Oceanibaculum indicum P24:
GTTTCATCAACATTTTCCACAGCCGCCGCGAAAACAATCGCCCGGCAGCACCCGAACGGACCCCGGATGGACCTGCTTTTCTTCTATAAGGCGCTGGCCGTCGGCTTCGCGATCGCCGCCCCGGTCGGCCCGATTGGCGCGCTGTGCATCCAGCGCACGCTGAAGCGCGGCCTGCCGGCTGGGCTGGCGGTCGGGCTGGGGGCAGCACTGGCGGATGGCACCTATGGCGCCGTCGCCGCCTTCGGGCTGGTGTCGGTCATGGATTTCTTCGTGGCCTGGCAGGATGTGCTGAAGATCGGCGGAGGCGTGTTCCTGATCCTGCTCGGCATCAAGGCCATCGTGATCTATGCCGATGCCGACCGGCTGCCCGAACGCCCCATCCTTCCCTTCCTGGCCCCGGGCGGAAAGCTGGGCCTGGCGGGCGAGGTGATCGCCACCTTTGCGCTGACCCTGACCAACCCGATGACCATCCTGTCCTTCATCGCGATCTTCGCCGGGCTGGGGCTGATGCATGCCGGCGGCGAGACGTCGCAATCGATTGGCCTGACCGTCGGGGTGTTCGTCGGCTCCGCCCTGTGGTGGGTGCTGCTGTCCGGCTTCGTTACGGCAATCCGGGGGCGCATACCGGATACGGCGCTGCCCTGGATCAACCGTTTCGCCGGCGCGCTGCTGATCGGTTTCGGCGCCGCCGCCATCACCACCTAGGACTCCACATATGGCAGGCCCTGTCTTTCCGGTGTCGATCAAGGGGGTGATCCTGCATCGCGGGCAGGTGATCCTGCTGCGCAACGAGCGCGCGGAATGGGAATTGCCGGGCGGGCGTCTGGAACCGGGCGAGCAGCCGGAAAACTGCTTGCACCGGGAAATCTTCGAGGAGCTGTATCTCGATGTCGTGGTCGGTCCGCTGCTGGATTGCTGGACCTACCGCATCGCCCAGGTAGACCGCGAGGTGGTGATCGTCAGTTACGCCTGCCGGCTGAAGCACGATCTGGGATCGCTCAGCTTCAGCCAGGAGCATCTGGATGCCGGGCTGTTCGCAGTGGATGATCTGGCCGGTCTGGCCCTGCCGGAGGGCTATCGCCGCGCCATTGCCAAAGCGGCTGGCGGCGCTGCTTAATTCTCGTCGCCGGCAAGCTCGCGCTGATGCGTGAAATATTTGATGATCTGCTTCTTCAGCCCCGGATTCATGCTGTAGAAGAAGGCGCCGACCATGCCGTCGGGCTGCACCCGCGCCACCACCGCCTCGACCGGAAAGTCGATATTGACCACATCGTCCTTCACGCAGAGGCGCAGATAGATTTTCTGCTTCGGCACGACCTGGTCGCACGGACCGAAGAACAGGCCGGTCAGGCTCCAGTTCTTCAGCGCATAGCGATGCCCGTCAAGTTCGACGAAGCAATCCCCGACCGGCTCGACGCGCGGAGCAATCCGGCGCTCGTCGGTTGAGAGCATTTCCTTCAATCTCGCGAACATGACCTTGCCTTGCCTTTCCGTGGCCAACCGATTCAAATGTTCGCCACGACGCAATTAAACACGGTTAAGCTGAATCAATCGTTAACGCCACAAAACATTGAAAATGTGGCCTTATTGTCTCCGCCGGGAAGGGTCTGCGATCATGGTCGAAGTGAACATACTGCGCGATGTGGGCGAGATCATCGGCGCGGGCCTGGCCTGGATTGCCGATACGGTGCTGGGCGCCCTGGACTCACTGGGCGCCATCTTCTCGGATTTCTTCGGCGGGGTGGCCAGCGGCGCCGGCATGGACGATGCCAGCCTGTTCGCCTGGGTGCTGCTGGCGCTGGGAGCCTTGTTCATCGTGGGGGCGCTGCAGGCCTTCATCGGGGCGCGCATCGTCGGCGGCATCTTCCAGCTGGTCATCGGCGCCGCCCTGATCGGCTGGGCCGTGACATGAGGCCTATCTGAAGCTGTCGACCAGCCGGAAATCGAGGCGGTCGCCATCCGCCAGTCCCAGATGCTCACGCAGCCTGACCTCGCAGGCGATCTCCACCTGGTTGGCCGGATAGTCCGGCTCGTCGCCGCGCAGGATCAGCCCGCGATAGCGCCCGGCAATCAGCGCCCGGCCAATCGACAGCCCCTTGCGGGCCGGCGCATGGTCGGTCCACACGGTAACGCCCAGATCGGCCTCGGTCACATAGAAGGGCAGAAATCCGACAAAAGGCAGGTCGAGCAGCAAATTCAGCGTGCCCGGCACCATGCCGATACCGCCCGCCAGCGCCTGCAGCCCCTGATGCACCGGCTCCAGCGCCATGCGGTCGCTGGCGAAGCCACGCCCCGCCGCGACGCGCCCGCGATGGGCCGGCCCCATCGCCTCCACCCCGCTCAGTCGAACAGGCGGTCGATATCGTCCTGGCTGACGCCCTTGCCCTTCAGCTGCGGACCATTCAGCAGGGCGGCGTCGCCCTCGCGGGCATCCTCGCCGATTTCCTTGGACAGGCGTGCCAGCTCGTCCTTGCCCCACAGGCTGACCATGGTATTCAGCTTCTCGTCGATGAATTTCAGCGAGGTCACGACCTTGGAAACGCGCTGGCCGGTAATGTCCTGGAAGGTGCAGGCCTCGAACACCGCGCCGATACGGTCGCCGATGGCATCCAGCTTCTTGGTCATCGGCTTGTTGTCCGGTGCCATGTCGCGGATTTCCTGGGCGATGGCGTCGATTGCCTCGACGCTTTCCAGGATGGTGTTGGTCGCATCCTCGGTCGCCGCGACGATGGCGTCCAACTCCTGCGACATGCTGTTGAAATGGTCGGTATCCTCGCCCGGCTTGCGGATCGCCGCCAGTTCACGCCGGATCTTCTGGGTGAAGGCGAAAAGCTTCAGGATTTCGGGCTTAAGGTCAGTGGCGTTATTGCCGGACATTGTTCTGAATCCCCACAAAGACGGCCAGTGCCGCACTGGCCCAGCCTAGTAGCCGTCGAATTAAGCAAAGGTTAACGGCCTTGCTGGACGAATGGCGGAAAGATTCGCCATAGTGCCGTCCGTCATAGCCAAGTACCTTCAAACACAATGCCAGCCTTGGCCCGCCGCGGCCATAAAGAAAACCGGAAACAGGGAAGAACGCGATGGTCAGCAAGCCGAAATCCGATATCGAGATCGCCCGTGAAGCGCGCCTCAAGCCGATTGAGGAGATTGCCGCGAAACTGGCGATCCCGGCGGACCGGCTGTACCGCTATGGCCCGACCAAGGCGAAGATCGATCTTGGCTATATTGCATCGTTGAAGGACCGGCCGGACGGCAGGCTGATCCTGGTCACGGCGATGAGCCCGACCCCTGCCGGCGAGGGCAAGACCACCACCACGGTGGGCCTCGGCGACGGGCTGAACCGGATCGGCCGGAAGGCGATGATCTGCCTGCGCGAACCCAGCCTCGGCCCGTGCTTCGGCATGAAGGGTGGTGCTGCTGGCGGCGGTCATGCCCAGGTCGTGCCGATGGAGGATATCAACCTCCACTTCACCGGCGACTTCCACGCCATTGCGGCGGCAAACAACCTGCTGGCGGCGCTGATCGACAACCACATCTACTGGGGCAACGAGATCGGCATCGACACCCGCCGCGTCAGTTGGCGCCGCGTGGTGGACATGAATGACCGGGCGCTGCGCCAGATCGTCAGCTCGCTGGGCGGGGTGGCCAACGGCTACCCGCGTGAGGACGGGTTCGACATCGTGGTCGCCTCCGAGGTGATGGCGATCTTCTGCCTGGCGACCGACCTGGAAGACCTGACGGCCCGGCTGGGGCGCATCGTCATCGGCTATACCCGCGACCGCCGGCCGGTGCGCGCGGCCGAGTT
This window contains:
- a CDS encoding DUF120 domain-containing protein, yielding MGPAHRGRVAAGRGFASDRMALEPVHQGLQALAGGIGMVPGTLNLLLDLPFVGFLPFYVTEADLGVTVWTDHAPARKGLSIGRALIAGRYRGLILRGDEPDYPANQVEIACEVRLREHLGLADGDRLDFRLVDSFR
- a CDS encoding LysE family translocator — translated: MDLLFFYKALAVGFAIAAPVGPIGALCIQRTLKRGLPAGLAVGLGAALADGTYGAVAAFGLVSVMDFFVAWQDVLKIGGGVFLILLGIKAIVIYADADRLPERPILPFLAPGGKLGLAGEVIATFALTLTNPMTILSFIAIFAGLGLMHAGGETSQSIGLTVGVFVGSALWWVLLSGFVTAIRGRIPDTALPWINRFAGALLIGFGAAAITT
- a CDS encoding protein phosphatase CheZ, translating into MSGNNATDLKPEILKLFAFTQKIRRELAAIRKPGEDTDHFNSMSQELDAIVAATEDATNTILESVEAIDAIAQEIRDMAPDNKPMTKKLDAIGDRIGAVFEACTFQDITGQRVSKVVTSLKFIDEKLNTMVSLWGKDELARLSKEIGEDAREGDAALLNGPQLKGKGVSQDDIDRLFD
- a CDS encoding NUDIX hydrolase codes for the protein MAGPVFPVSIKGVILHRGQVILLRNERAEWELPGGRLEPGEQPENCLHREIFEELYLDVVVGPLLDCWTYRIAQVDREVVIVSYACRLKHDLGSLSFSQEHLDAGLFAVDDLAGLALPEGYRRAIAKAAGGAA
- a CDS encoding PilZ domain-containing protein gives rise to the protein MFARLKEMLSTDERRIAPRVEPVGDCFVELDGHRYALKNWSLTGLFFGPCDQVVPKQKIYLRLCVKDDVVNIDFPVEAVVARVQPDGMVGAFFYSMNPGLKKQIIKYFTHQRELAGDEN